From the genome of Motacilla alba alba isolate MOTALB_02 chromosome 13, Motacilla_alba_V1.0_pri, whole genome shotgun sequence, one region includes:
- the AFAP1L1 gene encoding actin filament-associated protein 1-like 1 isoform X1: MKGLAAPRQSRPRRAAAEPDTRPPAAPGAAAVPRLRSMDRLSVLDQLLPELSVLLKLLDHEYLSATTQEKKLAVSAILQKLQPPAGKDVDYMYVNTASLGNGTSFVESLFEEFDCDLRDLQDMQDEEGDTSDAVGSELAGNQAAKPVPVDPAPPLPTTPPPEDYYEEALPLGPGKAPEYITSRNSSSPPNSIEDGYYEDADSSYPVTRINGEQKSSYNDSDAMSSSYESYDEEEEEGKGQQLTHQWPSEEASMNLVKDCRICAFLLRKKRFGQWAKQLTIIRDGKLLCYKSSKDRQPHVEVPLTTCNVIYVPKDGRRKKHELRFSLPGAEALVLAVQSKEQAEEWLKVIKEASSPAAGGMEAPTSPVMPCKMELDKRLSQEKHTSDSDSVAVGDTGSPATRREHGEHGKGKKSGLADLKGSMSRAAGKKITRIISFSKKKPCPEDTQTSSTEEDIPCCGYLSVLVNQCWKERWCRLKGNTLYFHKDRTDLRTHVNAIVLRGCELLPGLGPKHPFAFRILRHGHEVTALEASCSEDLGRWLGLLLVETGSQTAPEALHYDYVDVETIANIVTAVRHSYLWASSSQDQRADSSRVVYDDVPYEKVQQAEEEPGRPGAAQVKRHASSCSEKSRRVDPQVKVKRHASSANQYRYGKNRAEEDARRFLTEKEKLEKEKASIRGELMLLRKEKRELREALKGSTGPRLQELEQRVAVLEERCRQKEQSRVDLELKLTEVKEQLKQSLAGGPALGLAVTSKAESGETTSKPNGSPPEHLVPVNCAAELRKRSPSIIPANTGSVLRKAKEWEKKQT; this comes from the exons ATGAAGGGATTGGCCGCCCCGAGGCAGagccggccccgccgggcggCCGCAGAGCCCGACACTCGCCCGCCCGCAGCTCCCGGGGCGGCCGCGGTGCCGCGGCTCCGGAGCATGGACCGGCTCAGCG TGCTGGaccagctcctgccagagctcagcGTTCTGCTCAAGCTGCTGGACCACGAGTACCTGAGTGCCACCACGCAGGAGAAGAAGCTGGCTGTCTCCGCCatcctgcagaagctgcagccacCTGCAG GGAAGGATGTGGACTACATGTACGTCAACACAGCGTCCCTGGGCAATGGCACCAGCTTCGTGGAGTCCCTCTTTGAGGAGTTTG ACTGTGACCTGCGGGACCTGCAGGACATGCAGGATGAGGAGGGGGACACCAGCGACGCCGTTGGCTCGGAGCTGGCGGGGAACCAGGCAGCCAAACCC GTTCCTGTggatcctgctcctcctctgcccacCACTCCCCCTCCTGAGGATTACTACGAGGAAGCGCTGCCCCTGGGCCCTGGCAAGGCCCCCGAGTACATCACCTCCCGCA acagctccagcccccCCAACTCCATCGAGGACGGCTATTACGAGGATGCGGACAGCAGCTACCCCGTCACCAGGATAAACGGGGAGCAGAAAAGTTCCT ACAACGACTCGGATGCCATGAGCAGCTCTTACGAGTCCTacgacgaggaggaggaggagggcaagGGCCAGCAGCTGACACACCAGTGGCCCTCGGAGGAGGCCTCCATGAACCTGGTGAAGGATTGCCGGATCTGTGCCTTCCTCTTGCGCAAGAAGCGCTTTGGACAGTGGGCCAAGCAGCTCACCATCATCCGGGATGGCAAGCTGCTG TGCTACAAAAGCTCCAAGGACCGGCAGCCACACGTGGAGGTGCCCCTGACCACCTGCAACGTCATTTACGTCCCCAAGGACGGGCGGCGCAAGAAGCACGAGCTGCGCTTCTCGCTGCCGGGGGCCGAGGCGCTGGTGCTGGCCGTGCAGAGCAAGGAGCAGGCTGAGGAGTGGCTCAAG GTGATAAAGGAAGCCAGCAGTCCAGCAGCAGGCGGGATGGAAGCCCCCACCTCCCCAGTGATGCCGTGCAAGATGGAGCTGGACAAG CGGCTGTCCCAGGAGAAGCACACCTCGGACTCGGACAGTGTGGCCGTGGGTGACACCGGGTCCCCGGCCACCCGCAGGGAGCACGGAGAGCACG GGAAAGGCAAAAAGAGCGGCCTGGCTGACCTGAAGGGCTCGATGAGCCGGGCAGCGGGGAAGAAAATCACCAGGATCATCAGCTTCTCCAAGAAGAAGCCGTGTCCTGAGGACACCCAGACCTCCTCCACCGAGGAGGACATCCCCTGCTGCG gCTACCTCAGCGTGCTGGTGAACCAGTGCTGGAAGGAGCGCTGGTGTCGCCTCAAGGGCAACACGCTGTACTTCCACAAGGACCGCACGGACCTGCGCACGCACGTCAACGCCATCGTCCTGCGCGGCTGCGAGCTGCTGCCCGGCCTGGGCCCCAAGCACCCCTTCGCCTTCCGCATCCTGCGCCACGGGCACGAGGTGACCGCGCTGGAG GCAAGCTGCTCTGAAGACCTGGGCCGCTGGCTGGGTCTCCTCTTGGTGGAAACAGGCTCCCAGACAGCCCCAGAGGCCTTGCACTACGACTACGTGGATGTGGAGACCATTGCCAACATCGTGACGGCCGTGAGACACTCCTACCT GTGGGCCAGCTCGTCCCAGGATCAGCGAGCGGACTCCTCTCGGGTGGTGTACGATGATGTCCCCTATGAGAAGGTCCAG caggcagaggaggagccGGGCCGGCCGGGGGCCGCTCAGGTGAAGCGCCACGCCTCGTCCTGCAGCGAGAAGTCGCGTCGGGTGGACCCGCAAGTCAAAGTGAAGAGACACGCGTCCA GTGCCAACCAGTACAGGTACGGCAAGAACCGGGCCGAGGAGGACGCCAGGCGATTCCTGACGgagaaggagaagctggagaaggagaaggcaTCGATCCGCGGCGAGCTGATGCTGCTGCGGAAGGAGAAGCGGGAGCTGCGGGAAGCCTTGAAGGGCAGCACAG GGCCgcggctgcaggagctggagcagcggGTGGCGGTGCTGGAGGAGCGCTGCCGGCAGAAGGAGCAGTCTCGGGTCGATCTGGAGCTCAAGCTGACCGAAgtgaaggagcagctgaagcagtCGCTGGCAGGAGGGCCGGCCCTGGGGCTGGCCGTGACCAGCAAGGCTGAGAGTGGG GAAACTACAAGCAAGCCAAACGGGAGCCCCCCTGAGCACTTGGTCCCTGTGAACTGTGCggcagagctgaggaagagAAGCCCCTCCATCATCCCTGCCAACACGGGCAGCGTGCTGCGGAAAGCCAAG gaatgggaaaagAAGCAGACTTAA
- the AFAP1L1 gene encoding actin filament-associated protein 1-like 1 isoform X2: protein MKGLAAPRQSRPRRAAAEPDTRPPAAPGAAAVPRLRSMDRLSVLDQLLPELSVLLKLLDHEYLSATTQEKKLAVSAILQKLQPPAGKDVDYMYVNTASLGNGTSFVESLFEEFDCDLRDLQDMQDEEGDTSDAVGSELAGNQAAKPVPVDPAPPLPTTPPPEDYYEEALPLGPGKAPEYITSRNSSSPPNSIEDGYYEDADSSYPVTRINGEQKSSYNDSDAMSSSYESYDEEEEEGKGQQLTHQWPSEEASMNLVKDCRICAFLLRKKRFGQWAKQLTIIRDGKLLCYKSSKDRQPHVEVPLTTCNVIYVPKDGRRKKHELRFSLPGAEALVLAVQSKEQAEEWLKVIKEASSPAAGGMEAPTSPVMPCKMELDKRLSQEKHTSDSDSVAVGDTGSPATRREHGEHGKGKKSGLADLKGSMSRAAGKKITRIISFSKKKPCPEDTQTSSTEEDIPCCGYLSVLVNQCWKERWCRLKGNTLYFHKDRTDLRTHVNAIVLRGCELLPGLGPKHPFAFRILRHGHEVTALEASCSEDLGRWLGLLLVETGSQTAPEALHYDYVDVETIANIVTAVRHSYLWASSSQDQRADSSRVVYDDVPYEKVQAEEEPGRPGAAQVKRHASSCSEKSRRVDPQVKVKRHASSANQYRYGKNRAEEDARRFLTEKEKLEKEKASIRGELMLLRKEKRELREALKGSTGPRLQELEQRVAVLEERCRQKEQSRVDLELKLTEVKEQLKQSLAGGPALGLAVTSKAESGETTSKPNGSPPEHLVPVNCAAELRKRSPSIIPANTGSVLRKAKEWEKKQT from the exons ATGAAGGGATTGGCCGCCCCGAGGCAGagccggccccgccgggcggCCGCAGAGCCCGACACTCGCCCGCCCGCAGCTCCCGGGGCGGCCGCGGTGCCGCGGCTCCGGAGCATGGACCGGCTCAGCG TGCTGGaccagctcctgccagagctcagcGTTCTGCTCAAGCTGCTGGACCACGAGTACCTGAGTGCCACCACGCAGGAGAAGAAGCTGGCTGTCTCCGCCatcctgcagaagctgcagccacCTGCAG GGAAGGATGTGGACTACATGTACGTCAACACAGCGTCCCTGGGCAATGGCACCAGCTTCGTGGAGTCCCTCTTTGAGGAGTTTG ACTGTGACCTGCGGGACCTGCAGGACATGCAGGATGAGGAGGGGGACACCAGCGACGCCGTTGGCTCGGAGCTGGCGGGGAACCAGGCAGCCAAACCC GTTCCTGTggatcctgctcctcctctgcccacCACTCCCCCTCCTGAGGATTACTACGAGGAAGCGCTGCCCCTGGGCCCTGGCAAGGCCCCCGAGTACATCACCTCCCGCA acagctccagcccccCCAACTCCATCGAGGACGGCTATTACGAGGATGCGGACAGCAGCTACCCCGTCACCAGGATAAACGGGGAGCAGAAAAGTTCCT ACAACGACTCGGATGCCATGAGCAGCTCTTACGAGTCCTacgacgaggaggaggaggagggcaagGGCCAGCAGCTGACACACCAGTGGCCCTCGGAGGAGGCCTCCATGAACCTGGTGAAGGATTGCCGGATCTGTGCCTTCCTCTTGCGCAAGAAGCGCTTTGGACAGTGGGCCAAGCAGCTCACCATCATCCGGGATGGCAAGCTGCTG TGCTACAAAAGCTCCAAGGACCGGCAGCCACACGTGGAGGTGCCCCTGACCACCTGCAACGTCATTTACGTCCCCAAGGACGGGCGGCGCAAGAAGCACGAGCTGCGCTTCTCGCTGCCGGGGGCCGAGGCGCTGGTGCTGGCCGTGCAGAGCAAGGAGCAGGCTGAGGAGTGGCTCAAG GTGATAAAGGAAGCCAGCAGTCCAGCAGCAGGCGGGATGGAAGCCCCCACCTCCCCAGTGATGCCGTGCAAGATGGAGCTGGACAAG CGGCTGTCCCAGGAGAAGCACACCTCGGACTCGGACAGTGTGGCCGTGGGTGACACCGGGTCCCCGGCCACCCGCAGGGAGCACGGAGAGCACG GGAAAGGCAAAAAGAGCGGCCTGGCTGACCTGAAGGGCTCGATGAGCCGGGCAGCGGGGAAGAAAATCACCAGGATCATCAGCTTCTCCAAGAAGAAGCCGTGTCCTGAGGACACCCAGACCTCCTCCACCGAGGAGGACATCCCCTGCTGCG gCTACCTCAGCGTGCTGGTGAACCAGTGCTGGAAGGAGCGCTGGTGTCGCCTCAAGGGCAACACGCTGTACTTCCACAAGGACCGCACGGACCTGCGCACGCACGTCAACGCCATCGTCCTGCGCGGCTGCGAGCTGCTGCCCGGCCTGGGCCCCAAGCACCCCTTCGCCTTCCGCATCCTGCGCCACGGGCACGAGGTGACCGCGCTGGAG GCAAGCTGCTCTGAAGACCTGGGCCGCTGGCTGGGTCTCCTCTTGGTGGAAACAGGCTCCCAGACAGCCCCAGAGGCCTTGCACTACGACTACGTGGATGTGGAGACCATTGCCAACATCGTGACGGCCGTGAGACACTCCTACCT GTGGGCCAGCTCGTCCCAGGATCAGCGAGCGGACTCCTCTCGGGTGGTGTACGATGATGTCCCCTATGAGAAGGTCCAG gcagaggaggagccGGGCCGGCCGGGGGCCGCTCAGGTGAAGCGCCACGCCTCGTCCTGCAGCGAGAAGTCGCGTCGGGTGGACCCGCAAGTCAAAGTGAAGAGACACGCGTCCA GTGCCAACCAGTACAGGTACGGCAAGAACCGGGCCGAGGAGGACGCCAGGCGATTCCTGACGgagaaggagaagctggagaaggagaaggcaTCGATCCGCGGCGAGCTGATGCTGCTGCGGAAGGAGAAGCGGGAGCTGCGGGAAGCCTTGAAGGGCAGCACAG GGCCgcggctgcaggagctggagcagcggGTGGCGGTGCTGGAGGAGCGCTGCCGGCAGAAGGAGCAGTCTCGGGTCGATCTGGAGCTCAAGCTGACCGAAgtgaaggagcagctgaagcagtCGCTGGCAGGAGGGCCGGCCCTGGGGCTGGCCGTGACCAGCAAGGCTGAGAGTGGG GAAACTACAAGCAAGCCAAACGGGAGCCCCCCTGAGCACTTGGTCCCTGTGAACTGTGCggcagagctgaggaagagAAGCCCCTCCATCATCCCTGCCAACACGGGCAGCGTGCTGCGGAAAGCCAAG gaatgggaaaagAAGCAGACTTAA
- the GRPEL2 gene encoding grpE protein homolog 2, mitochondrial, which translates to MAARSLRRLGALLPAAGKAGTGRGCPCAFSTAAQQRSTGDECGPEEPSEEPKHPLSDCALEHKAIKLEEQVRDLTERYRRALADSENVRRRTQKFVEDAKLFGIQSFCRDLVEVADILEKTAESAAGHAEEPSDPNPTLKKIYEGLSLIEAKLQSVFAKHGLQKMNPVGGRYDPYDHEIICHVPAEGMQPGTVALVTQDGYKLHGRTIRHALVGVAVEAQE; encoded by the exons ATGGCCGCCCGCTCCCTGCGGCGCCTCGGGGCCCTGCTGCCCGCGGCCGGCAAGGCCGGCACAGGCAG AGGGTGCCCCTGTgctttcagcactgcagctcagcagaggagtACAGGAGATGAGTGTGGCCCAGAGGAGCCCAGCGAGGAGCCCAAGCACCCCCTCTCTGACTGTGCCTTGGAGCACAAAGCCATCAAATTGGAAGAGCAAGTCCGGGACTTAACT GAGCGATACCGGAGAGCTTTGGCCGATTCTGAGAACGTCCGCAGGAGAACGCAGAAGTTTGTGGAAGATGCCAAACTCTTTG GCATCCAGAGTTTCTGCAGGGACCTGGTGGAGGTGGCAGACATCCTGGAGAAGACAGCCGAGAGCGCCGCGGGCCACGCGGAGGAGCCCAGCGACCCCAACCCCACCCTGAAGAAGATCTACGAGGGCCTCTCCCTCATCGAGGCCAAGCTGCAGAGCGTCTTTGCCAAGCACGGCCTGCAGAAGATGAACCCTGTCGGGGGCAGGTACGACCCCTACGACCACGAGATCATCTGCCACGTGCCGGCCGAGGGCATGCAGCCGGGCACGGTGGCGCTGGTCACGCAGGACGGCTACAAACTGCACGGCCGCACCATCAGGCACGCGCTGGTCGGCGTGGCCGTGGAGGCACAGGAGTGA